A portion of the Candida dubliniensis CD36 chromosome R, complete sequence genome contains these proteins:
- a CDS encoding transporter of the Major Facilitator Superfamily (MFS), putative, with translation MNSDYTKDRKTTITFDEKQLPGTPPESITTLTDINNNNNNNNDKEIKPQELADKLSDVHSNLLPKSQIIIILLTLSLANIVSFMDQTGITIGLSIISKDLNAQQSINWAGSASLLANTVCQVLFGRMSDIFGRKKIILICLMILVIGDISCSLARNGIEFFIFRALAGIGNGGVSSLSMVILSDIVSLKDRGKYQGILGASVGIGNAIGPFIMGAFIKYNNNNWRCYYYFLAPLGFIVNIILFFCLKNNHKHKNNHKDKKLNDVISRKEKFLNIDYMGILMATSSLTLILIPLNGGGSTYNWNSNLVIIMFTIGGLLLLGFLLIEWKFAKLPMIPLELFKNPSLCLLYLATFCFGATYFSFIYYLPYHFQIIKNKNEIDTAIFLLPLVLMQSISSIICGRIISYTGHYFYVVQSGYLLWLLSVGLLILWNKSLSDGIHILILFIMGTGVGAAFQPSMVAVQANCKKSQRAVAISTRNVLRSLGGTVGIAIGSTIVSNSVLKELTPLNNNNNNNPNSNSNSNSSLSPEIIKYIKNHIYEKIPLTSLNLNNQQINEIKDIYTIALRNYYYFLIPLMTICVITAMFIKDNGLKALDEQNPIDTKDFIKRKQDLESSASSMTVKCENENENENCINTTVNK, from the coding sequence atgaATTCAGATTATACTAAAGATAGAAAAACTACTATTacatttgatgaaaaacaattacCTGGAACACCACCAGAAAGTATCACCACTTTAActgatattaataataataataataataataatgataaagaaattaaaccTCAAGAATTAGCTGATAAATTAAGTGATGTTCATAGTAATCTTTTACCAAAATcacaaattattattattttattgacaTTATCATTAGCTAATATAGTTTCATTTATGGATCAAACTGGTATTACCATTggattatcaataattagTAAAGATTTAAATGCTCAACAATCTATTAATTGGGCTGGTTCTGCTTCATTATTAGCTAATACTGTTTGTCAAGTTTTATTTGGACGAATGAGTGATATTTTTGGTaggaaaaaaattattttaataTGTCTTATGATTTTAGTAATTGGAGatatttcttgttcattAGCTCGTAatggaattgaattttttatatttagaGCATTAGCTGGTATTGGTAATGGAGGagtatcatcattatcaatggTTATACTTAGTGATATTGTTTCATTAAAAGATCGAGGGAAATATCAAGGTATATTAGGAGCTTCAGTTGGTATTGGTAATGCTATTGGACCATTTATAATGGGAGCatttataaaatataataataataattggagatgttattattattttttggcACCATTAGGATTTATTgttaatataatattatttttttgtcttaaaaataatcataagcataaaaataatcataaagataaaaaattaaatgatgtTATATcaaggaaagaaaaatttttaaatattgattatatgGGAATTTTAATGGCAACGTCAAGTTTaacattaattttaattccTTTAAATGGTGGTGGATCTACTTATAATTGGAATAGTAATTTAGTAATTATTATGTTTACAATTGgtggattattattattaggatttttattaattgaatgGAAATTTGCTAAATTACCAATGATCCCACTTGAACTTTTTAAAAATCCTTCACtttgtttattatatttagcaactttttgttttggagCAACttattttagttttatttattatttaccttatcattttcaaataattaaaaataaaaatgaaattgatactgctatatttttattaccTTTAGTATTAATGCAAtctatttcatcaattatttgtGGTAGAATTATTAGTTATACTGgtcattatttttatgtTGTTCAATCAGGTTATTTACTTTGGTTATTAAGTGTTGggttattaattttatgGAATAAATCTTTACTGGATGGAATtcatattttaattttatttattatggGTACTGGTGTTGGAGCTGCTTTCCAACCATCAATGGTTGCTGTTCAAGCAAATTGTAAAAAATCACAAAGAGCTGTAGCTATATCTACAAGAAATGTATTACGATCATTAGGTGGAACCGTTGGAATTGCTATTGGTTCTACTATTGTTAGTAATTCAgtattaaaagaattaactccccttaataataataataataataatcccaattcaaattcaaattcaaattcaagttTATCACCagaaataattaaatatattaaaaatcATATTTATGAAAAAATCCCTTTAAcatcattaaatttaaataatcaacaaattaatgaaattaaagataTTTATACTATTGCTttaagaaattattattattttttaattccaTTAA